The following coding sequences are from one Enterococcus sp. 4G2_DIV0659 window:
- the rsmI gene encoding 16S rRNA (cytidine(1402)-2'-O)-methyltransferase — protein sequence MQIQKSYTTSVSGQLYLVPTPIGNLEDMSFRCIRSLKEATIIASEDTRNTQKLLNHFEITTPQVSFHEHNYKERIPQFIERLESGETIAQVSDAGMPSISDPGHELVEACIERGIKVIALPGPTAGITALIASGLSPQPFTFYGFLPRKKKEQLETLETLKSMRPTQIFYESPHRIGTTIKHLSEVFGENRQAVICRELTKLHEEYLRGTLSELAEYLADHTLKGECCLLVEGFSGEEAIDDEDLALSINEHVELLINAGNSSKEAIKEVAKLRGLKKQEVYKEYHVE from the coding sequence ATGCAAATACAAAAAAGTTATACCACATCCGTTAGCGGTCAGCTCTACCTAGTTCCAACCCCTATAGGAAATTTAGAGGATATGAGTTTTCGCTGTATTCGTAGTCTGAAAGAAGCAACAATCATTGCCAGTGAAGATACTAGAAATACACAAAAATTACTGAATCATTTTGAAATTACAACGCCTCAAGTTAGTTTTCATGAACATAACTATAAAGAGCGGATTCCACAATTTATAGAAAGGCTTGAATCAGGAGAAACTATTGCTCAAGTAAGTGATGCAGGAATGCCTTCTATTAGTGATCCTGGACACGAATTAGTAGAAGCGTGTATTGAACGTGGTATCAAAGTGATTGCATTACCTGGACCAACTGCTGGAATTACGGCTCTAATCGCCTCAGGATTATCGCCACAACCATTCACTTTTTATGGATTTTTACCAAGGAAGAAAAAAGAGCAGTTGGAAACATTAGAGACACTAAAATCAATGAGACCAACACAAATTTTTTATGAATCTCCACATAGAATTGGAACAACCATTAAACATCTTTCAGAAGTATTTGGAGAAAATCGGCAAGCAGTTATTTGTCGAGAATTAACGAAACTTCATGAAGAATATCTTCGTGGAACGTTGTCTGAATTAGCAGAATATCTAGCAGATCATACGCTAAAAGGGGAGTGCTGTCTTTTGGTGGAAGGATTTTCTGGAGAGGAAGCAATTGATGATGAAGACTTAGCTCTTTCGATCAACGAACATGTAGAGCTCTTAATTAATGCAGGAAACTCTTCAAAAGAAGCAATCAAAGAAGTGGCTAAATTACGTGGTTTAAAAAAACAAGAAGTGTATAAGGAATATCATGTAGAATGA